One Orrella dioscoreae genomic window carries:
- a CDS encoding amino acid ABC transporter ATP-binding protein — MPLIALEDVRKRFGENEVLKGVTLRVEPGEVVAIIGKSGSGKSTLLRCINGLETIDDGSIMVADAKLGSSELQLRKLRLKVGMIFQQFNLFPHLTVGRNVMLSPIVSKKAGTAEAEALARVMLQRVGLAHRFDAWPSELSGGQQQRVAIARALAMQPMALLCDEITSALDPELVNEVLGVVRSLAADGMTLLMVTHEMRFARDVCDRVVFMHQGRIHESGPPGEIFNRPATPELRQFLGMIEPPAA, encoded by the coding sequence ATGCCCCTCATCGCACTTGAAGACGTCCGCAAGCGGTTCGGCGAGAACGAAGTCCTGAAGGGCGTCACGCTGCGCGTGGAGCCCGGCGAGGTCGTCGCCATCATCGGCAAGAGCGGCTCGGGCAAGAGCACGCTGCTGCGCTGCATCAACGGGCTGGAGACCATCGACGATGGCTCGATCATGGTGGCCGACGCCAAGCTGGGCAGCTCGGAACTGCAGTTGCGCAAGCTGCGCCTGAAGGTCGGCATGATCTTCCAGCAATTCAACCTGTTCCCGCACCTGACGGTCGGGCGCAACGTCATGCTTTCGCCCATCGTCAGCAAGAAGGCCGGCACGGCCGAGGCCGAGGCGCTGGCGCGCGTGATGCTCCAGCGGGTCGGCCTGGCGCACCGCTTCGACGCCTGGCCCAGCGAACTGTCCGGCGGCCAGCAGCAGCGGGTGGCGATCGCCCGGGCGCTGGCCATGCAGCCGATGGCCCTGCTGTGCGATGAAATCACCTCGGCCCTGGACCCGGAACTGGTCAACGAGGTGCTGGGCGTGGTGCGCAGCCTGGCGGCCGACGGCATGACGCTGCTGATGGTGACGCACGAGATGCGCTTTGCCCGGGATGTCTGCGACCGAGTGGTCTTCATGCACCAGGGCCGCATCCACGAATCCGGGCCGCCGGGAGAGATATTCAACCGCCCCGCCACGCCGGAACTCCGCCAGTTCCTGGGCATGATCGAACCGCCCGCGGCCTAG
- a CDS encoding amino acid ABC transporter permease: MIEFSQWDIVRNLLLAARWTVVLSLAAFAGGAALGAAVLWLRTSRVTVLRRAAMLYIELFQGTPLLMQLFLAFFGMALVGLEVPAWVAAGTALVLWSAAFLAEIWRGCVEAIPKGQWEASASLAMGYTQQLRHVVLPQAMRIAVAPTVGFAVQIVKGTALTSIIGFTELSKAGTMITNATFQPFTVYAYTALFYFVLCWPLSRLALRLERKLHAPHRT, from the coding sequence ATGATCGAGTTCTCGCAATGGGACATCGTGCGCAACCTGCTGCTGGCCGCGCGCTGGACGGTCGTGCTGTCGCTGGCGGCCTTCGCGGGCGGCGCGGCGCTGGGCGCAGCGGTGCTGTGGCTGCGCACCTCGCGCGTGACGGTCCTGCGCCGGGCGGCCATGCTGTACATCGAACTGTTCCAGGGCACGCCGCTGCTGATGCAGCTGTTCCTGGCCTTCTTCGGCATGGCGCTGGTCGGGCTGGAGGTGCCTGCCTGGGTCGCGGCCGGCACGGCACTGGTGCTGTGGTCGGCTGCCTTCCTGGCCGAGATCTGGCGCGGCTGCGTTGAGGCCATTCCGAAGGGCCAGTGGGAGGCGTCGGCCAGTCTCGCGATGGGATACACGCAGCAATTGCGCCACGTGGTCCTGCCCCAGGCAATGCGCATCGCCGTTGCGCCCACCGTGGGATTCGCCGTGCAGATCGTCAAAGGCACCGCGCTGACTTCCATCATCGGCTTCACCGAGCTGTCCAAGGCGGGCACGATGATCACCAACGCCACCTTCCAGCCTTTCACCGTCTACGCCTACACCGCCCTGTTCTATTTCGTGCTGTGCTGGCCCCTCTCGCGACTGGCCTTGCGGCTGGAAAGGAAACTGCATGCCCCTCATCGCACTTGA
- a CDS encoding amino acid ABC transporter permease, producing MNYVFAFDAILDYWPVLVRGIALTAWLIGVGAVGGIALGLACAWVRCYAPAGLRAPVVAYVELIRNTPFLIQLFFIFFGLPAAGIQLGEVQAACIAMVANLGAYSAEIIRAGIQATPRGQYEAGASLAMSPLQVFRHVVLRPAMARIWPALSSQVIIVMLGSAVCSQIAVEELSFAANFIQSRNFRAFESYFVATAIYLALALLLRQCLRVLGQRLFGGGTR from the coding sequence GTGAACTACGTCTTCGCCTTCGATGCCATCCTGGACTACTGGCCCGTGCTCGTCAGGGGCATCGCCCTGACGGCCTGGCTCATCGGGGTGGGCGCCGTGGGCGGGATCGCGCTGGGCCTGGCCTGCGCGTGGGTACGCTGCTACGCCCCGGCAGGGCTGCGCGCGCCCGTGGTGGCCTATGTCGAACTGATCCGCAACACCCCCTTCCTGATCCAGCTCTTCTTCATCTTCTTCGGCCTGCCCGCCGCGGGGATCCAGCTGGGCGAGGTGCAGGCAGCCTGCATCGCCATGGTGGCGAACCTGGGCGCCTACAGCGCGGAGATCATCCGCGCGGGTATCCAGGCCACCCCGCGCGGCCAGTACGAAGCCGGCGCCAGCCTTGCCATGTCGCCCCTCCAGGTCTTCCGCCACGTGGTGCTGCGCCCTGCGATGGCGCGCATCTGGCCAGCGCTGTCCTCGCAGGTCATCATCGTGATGCTGGGCTCGGCCGTGTGCTCGCAGATCGCGGTCGAGGAACTGAGCTTCGCCGCCAACTTCATCCAGTCACGCAACTTCCGTGCCTTCGAGTCGTATTTCGTGGCCACGGCGATCTACCTGGCGCTGGCGCTGCTGCTGCGGCAATGCCTGCGGGTGCTGGGCCAACGCCTGTTCGGCGGAGGCACGCGATGA
- a CDS encoding transporter substrate-binding domain-containing protein — protein MLRRTLLLTALSALMALGTPAARADALQDIVKAGTLKVAVPQDFPPFGSVTTDLKPQGYDIDTAALIAKGLGVKLALVPVTSANRVPFLQTRKVDLVISSLGKNPEREKAIDFSDAYAPFFNGVFGPADVTAKTATDLAGKTVGVTRGSVEDIELSKIAPEAATIRRYEDNNGTITAFLSGQVQLVATGNVVAAAILAKNPPKKPETKFLIKNSPCYIGLNKGEAALQAKVNEILAAAKQDGSLNAIAVKWLGADLPAEL, from the coding sequence ATGCTACGCAGAACCCTGCTGTTGACCGCCCTGTCCGCCCTGATGGCGCTGGGCACACCCGCCGCCCGCGCGGACGCCCTGCAGGACATCGTGAAAGCAGGCACGCTCAAGGTTGCCGTGCCCCAGGACTTCCCGCCTTTCGGCTCGGTCACCACCGACCTGAAGCCGCAAGGCTATGACATCGACACCGCGGCGCTGATCGCCAAGGGCCTGGGCGTGAAGCTGGCGCTGGTGCCCGTCACGAGCGCCAACCGGGTGCCTTTCCTGCAGACCCGCAAGGTGGACCTGGTGATCTCCAGCCTGGGCAAGAACCCCGAGCGCGAGAAGGCCATCGACTTCTCCGACGCCTACGCGCCCTTCTTCAACGGCGTCTTCGGCCCCGCCGACGTGACGGCGAAGACCGCCACGGACCTGGCGGGCAAGACGGTCGGCGTCACGCGCGGCTCGGTCGAGGACATCGAACTGTCGAAGATCGCGCCGGAGGCCGCCACGATCCGCCGCTACGAGGACAACAACGGCACCATCACCGCCTTCCTGTCCGGCCAGGTCCAACTGGTGGCCACCGGCAACGTGGTGGCCGCGGCCATCCTGGCGAAGAACCCGCCCAAGAAGCCCGAGACCAAGTTCCTGATCAAGAACTCGCCCTGCTACATCGGCCTGAACAAGGGCGAAGCGGCGCTGCAGGCCAAGGTCAACGAGATCCTGGCCGCCGCCAAGCAGGACGGATCGCTCAACGCCATCGCCGTGAAATGGCTGGGTGCGGACCTGCCGGCCGAGCTGTGA
- a CDS encoding GntR family transcriptional regulator has protein sequence MSTQSATNADLSAEQIAADIASAIVGHRLPPGTRLREEALARAYGVSRTKVRAALLMLSKDKLIRTVPEKGAFVSKPSSVEAREVFTVRRILEAALAREFVARAKPADYRRLEQHLREERRAIDGTDARLRNGLLADFHILLAEVAGNTVLTELLRDLSARSAVITALYQSRLDAACSSDEHHAFLKAAKAGDTERAVSLMVDHLHHVEQALDFSQDGKARDGDLVMALLT, from the coding sequence ATGAGTACCCAATCCGCCACGAACGCCGACCTCAGCGCAGAGCAGATCGCCGCCGACATCGCCTCGGCGATCGTCGGGCACCGCCTGCCTCCCGGAACCCGCCTGCGCGAGGAGGCGCTGGCCCGCGCCTACGGCGTCAGCCGCACCAAGGTGCGCGCCGCGCTGCTCATGCTGTCCAAGGACAAGCTGATCCGTACCGTGCCCGAGAAGGGCGCGTTCGTGAGCAAGCCCAGCAGCGTCGAGGCGCGCGAAGTCTTCACCGTCAGGCGCATCCTGGAAGCGGCCCTGGCACGTGAATTCGTGGCACGCGCCAAGCCTGCCGACTACCGCCGCCTGGAACAGCACCTGCGTGAAGAACGCCGCGCCATCGACGGCACCGACGCGCGGCTGCGCAACGGCCTGCTTGCCGACTTCCACATCCTGCTTGCCGAGGTGGCTGGCAACACGGTGCTGACCGAGCTGCTGCGGGACCTGTCCGCGCGCAGCGCCGTGATCACGGCGCTCTACCAATCCAGGCTGGATGCCGCCTGCTCCTCCGACGAGCACCATGCCTTCCTGAAGGCTGCCAAGGCGGGCGACACGGAGCGGGCCGTCAGCCTGATGGTCGACCACCTGCACCATGTCGAACAGGCGCTGGACTTCTCGCAGGACGGCAAGGCCCGCGACGGCGACCTGGTGATGGCGCTGCTGACCTGA
- a CDS encoding M20/M25/M40 family metallo-hydrolase, protein MSIDTAALIQAFLASQNEAQAGFLAELVRVPSDNPGGDCAPHAQRAQALLAALGLTVEAYPVPDAQLRAVGMISATNLIVRIPLGPGGPTVALNAHGDVVPPGQGWRHDPYGAQVEDDPEHGPVMYGRGVAVSKSDFATYTWAALALLHAQEKGADLRGAIELHFTYDEETGGEIGPALLLAQGLSKPDYALSAGFSYGITSAHNGCLHLAVTVHGKQAHAAMPHTGVDALEAATHILRALYDFRATLAQRRSATPGIDTPGLTVGLIHGGINTNVVPDQVTFRLDRRLIPEEAGLDAEAELRGIIDAAAAQRPGISVSVQTVLQARPLAELPGARPLIEALRTHAAQVFARDIPVHGVPLYTDARHYAQAGIPTVLYGAGPATLMEARGHNSDENLRLDDLRKATKVVALALADLLAP, encoded by the coding sequence ATGTCCATCGATACCGCGGCGCTCATCCAGGCCTTCCTGGCCAGCCAGAACGAGGCGCAGGCCGGCTTCCTCGCCGAACTGGTCCGTGTTCCTTCAGACAATCCGGGCGGTGACTGCGCCCCGCACGCGCAACGCGCGCAGGCTCTGCTGGCCGCGCTGGGGTTGACGGTGGAAGCCTATCCGGTGCCTGACGCCCAGCTCCGGGCCGTGGGCATGATCTCCGCCACCAATCTCATCGTGCGCATCCCCCTCGGGCCCGGCGGGCCTACCGTCGCCTTGAATGCCCACGGCGACGTCGTGCCGCCGGGGCAGGGCTGGCGGCATGATCCCTATGGCGCGCAGGTCGAGGACGATCCGGAGCACGGTCCGGTCATGTACGGCAGGGGCGTGGCCGTCTCCAAGTCGGATTTCGCCACCTACACCTGGGCTGCGCTGGCGCTCCTGCACGCGCAGGAAAAGGGCGCCGACCTGCGGGGGGCCATCGAGCTGCACTTCACCTACGATGAGGAAACCGGCGGAGAGATCGGCCCGGCCCTGCTGTTGGCGCAGGGCTTGAGCAAACCCGACTACGCCTTGTCGGCGGGGTTCTCCTACGGCATCACGTCGGCGCACAACGGCTGCCTGCACCTCGCTGTCACGGTCCATGGCAAGCAGGCCCACGCGGCCATGCCTCACACCGGCGTGGATGCCCTGGAAGCCGCCACGCACATCCTGCGCGCGCTCTACGACTTCCGGGCGACGCTGGCGCAGCGCCGCTCGGCAACGCCCGGCATCGACACGCCGGGTCTCACGGTCGGGCTCATTCACGGAGGCATCAATACCAACGTGGTGCCGGACCAGGTCACCTTCCGGCTCGACCGCCGCCTGATTCCCGAAGAGGCCGGTCTTGACGCCGAGGCCGAGCTGCGAGGCATCATCGACGCGGCGGCGGCCCAGCGTCCAGGCATCTCGGTGTCGGTGCAAACCGTGCTCCAGGCCCGGCCCTTGGCGGAACTACCCGGCGCCCGGCCCCTGATCGAGGCCTTGCGCACGCATGCGGCCCAGGTCTTCGCGAGGGATATTCCCGTGCACGGCGTGCCGCTCTATACCGACGCGCGCCATTACGCGCAGGCTGGCATTCCCACCGTGCTGTACGGCGCGGGACCCGCCACCCTCATGGAGGCGCGCGGGCACAATTCCGATGAGAATTTGCGGCTCGACGACCTGCGCAAGGCCACGAAGGTGGTGGCGCTGGCATTGGCCGACCTGCTCGCGCCCTAG
- a CDS encoding allantoate amidohydrolase — translation MTSDTFRAAARALLDRADILAGHTETPGQLTCTYMTEAHQAVASQLAQWLRTAGCDSVHVDAVGNVLGRYHGTGAGVAGRLVTGSHYDTVRNGGRYDGRLGILMGIGLVEALHTRGIRLSRDLEVVAFAEEEGVRFGSTFLGSSAYAGHFDDRLLTTLDRAGTPLSQTLRDAGHDPAEIARAAGGASGIAHYFEIHIEQGPVLLDLDAPLGVVSAIAGSVRRRLRLTGLAGHAGTTPMRLRQDAACAAAEIVLAVESRCDGRNGLVGTVGQLEVPNGSVNVIPGACLLSLDVRAADDATRDAALADIDARIAEICARRRVSLESETLLRASAVACDPAGREAWRHAIGAQGGAVHELVSGAGHDAMMLARVAPVSMLFVRCGAGGISHHPSEIVTEADVAAAYAAAWAFLLAYSA, via the coding sequence ATGACTTCCGACACTTTTCGCGCAGCGGCCCGCGCCTTGCTTGACCGCGCGGACATTCTGGCCGGCCACACGGAGACGCCCGGCCAACTGACGTGCACGTACATGACCGAGGCCCACCAGGCCGTGGCCAGCCAACTGGCGCAGTGGCTGCGCACCGCCGGTTGCGACAGCGTCCATGTCGACGCCGTCGGCAACGTGCTGGGCCGCTATCACGGCACCGGCGCGGGTGTCGCGGGCCGCCTCGTCACCGGCAGCCACTATGACACGGTGCGCAACGGCGGACGATACGATGGCCGGCTCGGCATCCTGATGGGCATCGGGCTGGTGGAGGCCTTGCACACGCGGGGCATACGCCTGTCCCGCGACCTGGAGGTCGTCGCTTTCGCGGAAGAGGAAGGTGTGCGCTTTGGCAGCACCTTTCTGGGCTCCTCGGCCTATGCGGGACATTTCGACGATCGCTTGCTGACGACCCTCGACCGGGCTGGCACTCCCCTGTCGCAGACCTTGCGCGACGCCGGCCACGACCCCGCGGAAATTGCACGGGCCGCAGGTGGGGCTAGCGGGATTGCGCACTACTTCGAGATCCACATCGAACAGGGACCCGTGCTGCTGGACCTGGATGCACCGCTGGGCGTGGTCAGCGCCATCGCGGGCAGCGTGCGCCGGCGGCTGCGCCTGACCGGCCTGGCCGGGCACGCGGGGACGACGCCCATGCGCCTGCGCCAGGACGCCGCCTGTGCGGCGGCCGAAATCGTCCTGGCCGTCGAATCACGCTGCGACGGCCGCAACGGGCTGGTGGGCACGGTCGGCCAGCTGGAGGTTCCCAACGGCTCCGTCAATGTGATTCCCGGCGCCTGCCTGCTCAGCCTGGACGTGCGCGCGGCCGACGACGCGACACGCGACGCCGCGCTCGCCGACATCGACGCACGCATCGCGGAGATCTGCGCACGGCGCAGGGTCAGCCTGGAATCGGAGACGCTGTTGCGCGCCAGCGCCGTGGCCTGCGACCCTGCAGGCCGCGAAGCGTGGCGGCACGCCATCGGCGCGCAGGGCGGCGCGGTGCACGAACTGGTCTCGGGCGCGGGCCACGATGCCATGATGCTGGCGCGGGTCGCCCCGGTCAGCATGCTGTTCGTGCGTTGTGGCGCGGGCGGCATCAGCCACCATCCCAGCGAGATCGTCACGGAAGCAGACGTTGCGGCGGCCTATGCGGCCGCCTGGGCATTCCTGCTGGCGTACTCCGCCTGA
- the ybgF gene encoding tol-pal system protein YbgF, with protein MRASALTPFISRTLLATSLAAAALVSAPAHAFSDDEARRAILELRQQIKQITEQNQRATLQLAGQIDALQLEVMRLRDQVELASRPVPTAQGQQQGRGGQQAVADPQEQGTYEGAIDLFRKGQYKEAAEALSAFVALYPQSELTPTAEFYLGSSHYALKDFKGAISQLQNMVQTHPDNDRAPDALLVVAGGQIELNDRAAAKATLQRIVRDYPQTPAADTAGKRLQLL; from the coding sequence ATGCGCGCATCTGCCCTGACCCCGTTCATCTCCCGTACCCTGCTGGCCACCAGCCTGGCCGCCGCCGCGCTCGTCAGCGCCCCGGCCCACGCGTTCTCCGACGATGAAGCGCGCCGCGCCATCCTCGAACTGCGCCAGCAGATCAAGCAGATCACCGAGCAGAACCAGCGCGCCACCTTGCAGTTGGCCGGCCAGATCGACGCGCTGCAACTGGAAGTGATGCGCCTGCGCGACCAGGTCGAGCTGGCTTCCCGTCCGGTGCCCACGGCGCAAGGCCAGCAACAGGGCCGGGGCGGCCAGCAGGCCGTGGCCGACCCGCAAGAGCAAGGCACCTATGAAGGCGCCATCGACCTCTTCCGCAAGGGCCAATACAAGGAAGCCGCGGAAGCCCTGTCGGCCTTCGTCGCGCTGTACCCGCAAAGCGAACTGACGCCTACCGCCGAGTTCTACCTGGGCAGCAGCCACTATGCGCTGAAGGATTTCAAGGGCGCCATCTCGCAACTGCAGAACATGGTCCAGACCCACCCGGACAACGACCGTGCGCCGGATGCGCTGCTGGTCGTTGCCGGCGGCCAGATCGAACTGAACGACCGCGCCGCCGCCAAGGCGACGCTGCAACGGATCGTGCGCGACTATCCGCAGACGCCCGCGGCCGATACCGCCGGCAAGCGCCTGCAACTGCTCTGA
- the pal gene encoding peptidoglycan-associated lipoprotein Pal, whose protein sequence is MRSRIAKSLTVVALASALAACSSVDLDDQAKTGQGGTAGQGTSTGASSGQILDPFNPQSILAQQRSVYFDYDSYTVTEQYRGVVENHARYLTGNTQQRVILEGNTDARGGAEYNLALGQRRADAVRRTLTLLGVSDSQIETISLGKEKPKATGNTEADYAENRRADFVYRR, encoded by the coding sequence ATGAGATCGCGCATTGCCAAAAGCCTTACCGTCGTTGCTCTGGCGTCCGCCCTGGCCGCCTGCAGCTCCGTGGATCTGGATGATCAGGCCAAGACCGGTCAAGGTGGCACCGCCGGTCAGGGAACCTCGACGGGCGCTTCGTCCGGCCAGATTCTCGACCCCTTCAACCCGCAAAGCATCCTGGCGCAACAGCGCTCGGTGTATTTCGACTATGACAGCTACACGGTGACCGAACAGTACCGTGGCGTGGTGGAAAACCATGCCCGTTACCTGACCGGCAACACGCAGCAACGCGTCATTCTCGAAGGCAACACCGACGCCCGTGGCGGCGCCGAGTACAACCTGGCCCTGGGCCAGCGTCGTGCGGATGCCGTGCGTCGCACGCTCACCCTGCTGGGCGTGTCGGACAGCCAGATCGAAACGATCAGCCTGGGCAAGGAAAAGCCGAAAGCGACGGGTAACACCGAAGCCGACTACGCTGAAAACCGCCGGGCCGACTTCGTCTATCGTCGCTGA
- the tolB gene encoding Tol-Pal system beta propeller repeat protein TolB produces the protein MLASFTLVMLTLMFWQSAHAQLRVDISGTGAQQYPIAIADFTGNDAGRTVAEIIRADLTRTGRFRLVSASGSELTSETPVNYDDWRNRGADHLSYGSITRSADGRYEIRYRLADTVQGGQADGVAFSGTERELRRISHQIADRIYEKITGVRGVFSTRIAYVLKQGSQYELQIADADGQNPQVALRSKEPIISPAWSPDGSRLAYVSFESGKPVVYAHTLATSQRVPVANYKGNNSAPAWSPDGSQLAVVLTRDGLSQIYIVGADGQNLRRVTRSPLIDTEPTFSPDGRSLYFTSDRSGSPQVYRTGLDGGNPQRVTFNGSYNISPRISPDGKTLLYVTRREGTFRIAALDIASGNETLLTQGPDDQSPSFAANGLEVLYAAVQNGRSVLAGVSSDGRVRSTLSVLNGEVREPTWGPFLNAN, from the coding sequence ATGCTGGCCAGCTTCACGCTGGTCATGCTGACCCTGATGTTCTGGCAATCGGCGCACGCCCAGTTGCGCGTGGACATCTCGGGCACCGGCGCCCAGCAATACCCCATCGCCATTGCCGACTTCACCGGCAACGACGCAGGCCGCACCGTGGCGGAAATCATCCGTGCCGATCTGACCCGCACCGGGCGCTTCCGCCTGGTGAGCGCGTCCGGCAGCGAGCTGACCTCGGAAACTCCGGTCAACTACGATGACTGGCGCAACCGTGGCGCCGATCACCTGTCCTACGGCAGCATCACGCGCTCGGCCGACGGCCGCTACGAAATCCGCTACCGCCTAGCCGACACGGTCCAGGGCGGCCAGGCCGACGGCGTGGCGTTCTCGGGCACCGAACGCGAACTGCGCCGCATCTCGCACCAGATCGCCGACCGCATCTACGAAAAGATCACCGGCGTGCGCGGCGTGTTCTCGACCCGCATCGCCTACGTGCTGAAGCAAGGCAGCCAGTACGAGCTGCAGATTGCCGATGCCGACGGCCAGAATCCGCAAGTGGCCCTGCGTTCGAAAGAGCCCATCATCTCGCCCGCCTGGTCGCCCGACGGCTCCCGGCTGGCCTATGTGAGCTTCGAGTCCGGCAAGCCCGTGGTGTACGCGCACACGCTGGCGACCAGCCAACGTGTACCCGTGGCCAACTACAAAGGTAACAATTCCGCGCCCGCCTGGTCGCCCGACGGCAGCCAATTGGCCGTGGTGCTGACCCGTGACGGCCTGTCGCAGATCTATATCGTGGGGGCCGACGGCCAGAACCTGCGCCGCGTGACGCGCTCGCCGCTCATTGATACGGAACCGACTTTCTCGCCCGATGGCCGCAGCCTGTACTTCACCAGCGATCGCAGCGGCAGCCCGCAGGTCTACCGCACCGGACTGGACGGCGGCAACCCGCAGCGCGTGACCTTCAACGGCAGTTACAACATTTCACCCAGAATTTCCCCTGATGGAAAAACCCTGCTGTACGTTACTCGTCGTGAAGGCACTTTTCGGATCGCTGCCCTGGACATTGCGTCCGGCAACGAAACCCTGCTGACCCAAGGCCCCGACGACCAATCTCCCAGTTTCGCGGCCAATGGTTTGGAAGTACTATACGCCGCCGTTCAGAACGGGCGCAGTGTACTGGCCGGGGTTTCAAGCGATGGTCGTGTTCGCTCCACGCTGTCGGTGCTGAACGGCGAGGTACGGGAACCCACGTGGGGACCCTTCCTCAACGCAAATTGA
- the tolA gene encoding cell envelope integrity protein TolA translates to MPPVNSNDTDRNGMPPPPSDKRALLLAVGVHVLLLVVLIFGMAWRSETPGPVQVELWAPGDSPNARQPEPEPEPEPEPEPEPPQPQPQPEPEPAPPPPPPPPPPPAPPKVEAPDPEIALAEARKRKQEEEEKARAAAEAKRKEEARKEEERLKQEREKAEKAERERLEQERAAAEKKAKEEAAKKEAAAKETAAKKAEAEKAAAEKAAAEKAAAEKKAAAEKKAKEDAARKAAAEKKAKEDAAKKAAADRDRQLREAMRGDALGAAGLPGGTADRNQAGGGRDDGYAGKVRACVQPGVAYPVPTRSGSSNPTAEYRVQLRNDGTVTGVNMTRSSGISGFDRAVENGIRRCSPFPKPSTGGYPSTIDVTYRMYD, encoded by the coding sequence ATGCCGCCCGTGAATTCCAACGACACCGACCGCAACGGCATGCCGCCGCCGCCCAGCGACAAACGCGCGCTGCTGCTGGCCGTGGGCGTGCACGTGCTGCTCCTGGTGGTGCTGATCTTCGGCATGGCCTGGCGCAGCGAGACGCCCGGCCCGGTCCAGGTCGAGCTGTGGGCGCCGGGCGACAGCCCGAATGCCCGCCAGCCGGAGCCTGAACCCGAGCCCGAGCCGGAACCCGAACCCGAGCCGCCGCAACCCCAGCCGCAGCCCGAGCCGGAACCCGCGCCGCCGCCGCCTCCGCCGCCCCCTCCTCCTCCCGCGCCCCCCAAGGTCGAAGCGCCCGATCCCGAGATCGCGCTGGCCGAAGCCCGCAAGCGCAAGCAGGAGGAAGAGGAAAAGGCACGCGCCGCCGCCGAAGCCAAGCGCAAGGAAGAAGCGCGCAAGGAAGAGGAACGCCTGAAGCAGGAACGCGAGAAGGCCGAAAAGGCCGAACGCGAGCGCCTGGAGCAGGAACGCGCCGCCGCCGAGAAGAAGGCCAAGGAAGAGGCTGCCAAGAAGGAAGCCGCTGCCAAGGAAACCGCCGCGAAGAAGGCTGAAGCCGAAAAGGCCGCAGCGGAGAAGGCCGCGGCGGAAAAGGCGGCTGCCGAGAAGAAGGCCGCCGCCGAGAAAAAGGCCAAGGAAGACGCGGCCAGGAAGGCGGCCGCCGAGAAGAAAGCCAAGGAAGATGCCGCCAAGAAGGCTGCCGCCGACCGCGACCGCCAGCTGCGCGAAGCCATGCGCGGCGACGCCCTGGGCGCCGCCGGCCTGCCGGGCGGCACCGCCGACCGCAACCAGGCGGGCGGCGGCCGGGACGACGGCTATGCCGGCAAGGTGCGCGCCTGCGTGCAACCCGGGGTGGCCTATCCTGTCCCGACACGCTCCGGCTCGTCCAATCCGACCGCGGAATACCGGGTACAGTTACGTAACGACGGCACGGTGACCGGCGTCAACATGACTCGTTCGTCCGGCATCAGCGGCTTCGACCGCGCGGTCGAGAACGGCATCCGCCGCTGCTCGCCCTTCCCCAAGCCCAGCACGGGTGGCTATCCGTCCACCATTGACGTGACCTACCGCATGTACGACTAG
- the tolR gene encoding protein TolR, with protein MPSVRSSSGRGGRRLKNEINVVPYIDVMLVLLVIFMVTAPLITPGMIELPSVGQASEVKAVPLEVQISEDGKVAVRMREAGSQPQDIARESLVQEVQARLTPETPVVIAADGRVPYEQVVKAMDELRASGITRLGLLVDQSGAPTNATPARR; from the coding sequence ATGCCTTCGGTCCGATCGAGCAGCGGCCGCGGCGGCCGGCGCCTCAAGAACGAGATCAACGTCGTCCCCTACATCGACGTCATGCTGGTGCTGCTGGTCATCTTCATGGTCACCGCGCCCCTCATCACGCCGGGCATGATCGAACTGCCCTCGGTGGGCCAGGCCTCGGAGGTCAAGGCCGTGCCGCTGGAAGTCCAGATCTCCGAGGACGGCAAGGTCGCCGTGCGCATGCGCGAAGCCGGTTCGCAGCCGCAGGACATCGCCCGCGAATCGCTGGTGCAGGAAGTCCAGGCGCGCCTGACGCCCGAGACCCCGGTCGTCATTGCCGCCGACGGCCGCGTGCCCTACGAGCAGGTGGTCAAGGCCATGGACGAGCTGCGCGCCAGCGGGATCACCCGCCTGGGCCTGCTGGTCGACCAGAGCGGCGCGCCGACCAACGCCACGCCCGCACGCCGCTGA